One genomic segment of Manis pentadactyla isolate mManPen7 chromosome 1, mManPen7.hap1, whole genome shotgun sequence includes these proteins:
- the HAND2 gene encoding heart- and neural crest derivatives-expressed protein 2, with protein MSLVGGFPHHPVVHHEGYPFAAAAAAAAAAASRCSHEENPYFHGWLIGHPEMSPPDYSMALSYSPEYASGAAGLDHSHYAGVPPGAGPPGLGGPRPVKRRGTANRKERRRTQSINSAFAELRECIPNVPADTKLSKIKTLRLATSYIAYLMDLLAKDDQNGEAEAFKAEIKKTDVKEEKRKKELNEILKSTVSSNDKKTKGRTGWPQHVWALELKQ; from the exons ATGAGTCTGGTGGGGGGCTTCCCCCACCATCCGGTGGTGCACCATGAGGGCTACCCGttcgccgccgctgccgccgccgccgccgccgccgccagccGCTGCAGCCACGAGGAGAACCCCTACTTCCACGGCTGGCTCATCGGCCACCCCGAGATGTCGCCCCCCGACTACAGCATGGCCCTGTCCTACAGCCCCGAGTACGCCAGCGGCGCCGCCGGCCTGGACCACTCCCATTACGCGGGGGTGCCGCCGGGCGCCGGGCCCCCAGGCCTGGGGGGGCCGCGCCCGGTGAAGCGCCGGGGCACCGCCAACCGCAAGGAGAGGCGCAGGACTCAGAGCATCAACAGCGCCTTCGCCGAGCTGCGCGAGTGCATCCCCAACGTGCCCGCCGACACCAAGCTCTCCAAGATCAAGACACTGCGCCTGGCCACCAGCTACATCGCCTACCTCATGGACCTGCTGGCCAAGGACGACCAGAACGGCGAGGCGGAGGCCTTCAAGGCGGAGATCAAGAAGACAGATGtgaaagaagagaagaggaagaaggagcTG AACGAAATCTTGAAAAGCACAGTGAGCAGCAACGACAAGAAAACCAAAGGCCGGACGGGCTGGCCGCAGCACGTGTGGGCGCTGGAGCTCAAGCAGTGA